A window from Cinclus cinclus chromosome 4, bCinCin1.1, whole genome shotgun sequence encodes these proteins:
- the NDUFA6 gene encoding NADH dehydrogenase [ubiquinone] 1 alpha subcomplex subunit 6: MAVAGKGVVSAAVKPIFSRDLGEAKRRVRELYRAWYREVPNTVHLYQLDITVKQGRNKVREMFMKNAHVTDPRVIDMLVIKGKMELQETIHVWKQRTHVMRYFHETETPQPKDFLSKFYAGHNP, from the exons ATGGCGGTGGCGGGCAAGGGGGTGGTGTCGGCCGCCGTGAAGCCGATCTTCAGCCGGGACCTGGGCGAGGCGAAGCGGCGCGTCAGGGAGCTGTACCGGGCCTGGTACCGCGAGGTGCCCAACACGG TGCACCTGTACCAGCTGGACATCACGGTGAAACAGGGGCGTAACAAGGTGCGGGAGATGTTCATGAAGAATGCCCACGTCACGGATCCACGCGTGATAGACATGCTGGTTATTAAG gggaAAATGGAGCTTCAAGAAACCATTCATGTCTGGAAGCAGAGGACTCATGTCATGAGGTATTTCCACGAGACGGAAACTCCGCAACCTAAAGACTTTCTGTCCAAATTCTATGCAGGCCACAATCCCTGA